The following are encoded together in the Daucus carota subsp. sativus chromosome 5, DH1 v3.0, whole genome shotgun sequence genome:
- the LOC108223010 gene encoding uncharacterized protein LOC108223010, with product MADEQKQHKKNKKRKNRSSGVEFEQEQSKAPRFDEQEEELKLEAPWTNLQLILSIENQKIDTLRKVELAYAYVKSRVSEAESSGTEERETVRISRVVVSVSNWIQSLLISSGKRIIAKRKFESELCLDYRCWEIFRFCLDESVKQKVSLGLSKDLLQVIQCIAGDVSFRLGDASLRIQVRDLESGVLEFYNTVLGCISSIFMSHGGISNENLNLWVSTVGVVLNLVKTILQDKLDDSKIGVFVLNFSCVVIKPFAKFLKLHPTKDNFKCFVKDLLEPLLYMLDVLHPFTNDHGWEGNLWKLIKEVLSQGLFHPNHIDGLMSVQSLNKYMTSSDYQSIKDSKMLNKKNKKCSKMVAESYHRQFFDKMEEMMTGTNALAVGNVGELFCSYVDCIKKQKGLSSVGGGASGQLPDEPSAQTAKVSSRNGNVDMENGHHESRLDSETRKLLFDFFVQLMEPFLGEIHSYLQNEPEVGPILSTAHCTIKSINKLLVSFVHENVYVRTEDTSDGACLNFLKAVYDMIRSLSARVQHIFPSMIDSNERIHNEVIVLIFKELISTLKCLLEIEYEVFGDDLESLWRMMISLGASALVLTDNNPEQSVLTLEIIQFGIQLISIFGQLRQVNNAVFTLCKAVRRLLLSVGDGQVCFSHIWKPSLYCESCVKFLGMVLCSPDFRISICDAIMSIPEGQVSGFVQLFTTDVSESLVWMKGNCSTNARTKHGELDPDNCSSPCFKLKAEVLGRSLSELYSLILDSVTATTGNSTLVGVAVKDLIAKIRPNMRCLVEKELDLVDIQLDSVYVFLSTLTGRTIAMGDECKHVYVSTHWVVLFFFRLYMSSKSLYRQAVSLVPPDISRKMSKGMGDSLTAYSGCDLLKRTNGTDEGYYSWIVQPSASLLSTINAVLHICIQNSVADHSSLIYVFINMTIQRLVELNRLIKSFKYLRQRVSALKHEAKELTNFLMEYIPVFDKILLPISSANDVNDSEMSVQRSLGKDGWDFSVGAVNKKSLPTATWWIICQNIDVWCAYPAKEKLKMFLSLLIQSSLPSSENNFKVFGKHTTDKHGHIKAITAHQISSELLRNAVLYEQKFVRRHMASGLCEIMEELVSSISIVEPNSCSSNMSHVLKVKIKDCQSLLKFLCWIPKGFIKSKSLSDYTSCIINLERRLQGSFIEISSALQPYECHELFRLFMLCRKALNKLTMASEKRMEPCHFISTPIYHDTLFQTSGLSMSLSAVIGLQDMFPDCVSESNRTIISLMDHTSYMVLTFSKDQFIHAIKPLMNSVKPCKDMNNEDSCLDSASNLDAWKTIVSYTESIKEQARTALISLKEFLSGRDATGFTAQEVKLFSPTISCIQGVLWGLASALDEIDGERCHLKSKLSRWKCEPFFKIRTCIDTFAEFISSFLNYMFLEDGKLPQRSFETIDLSISKGHGDFLCLKEPSSKVCDDDADYHEKQQISRNAEGHSASTINQKSNTRARVRLKNEDVATFWTKIELFERQYLKKSLLLGFLRGENLEAATFLRQLFITYSAILRINLHIKNIFFSASLVPSLVSIAEVLLLEFSNMAESPDAFCFVWLDGIAKFLEELGRQLYSADATLTQNLYVKLINIHLRAIGKCIALQGKGATLASHETESSIKTLDDQTKLSKSAHGQHSLNELKARLRMSFRVFVEISSELHLSSAIQAIERAVVGLEEGSKSNYEICAGNSKEGKISSTVAAGVDCFDLFLEYVKGSKRLLVVKGHIQNIVSALFNIILHLHGPILFFANTNPCSADATPDSGSVILMIIEVLTRVFGKHSLPQVDGCYVSQSLRISGGLFQNILELKVFKANAQSNHLLIPASVGSEISESMKACAIDRQFVIELYAACCRLLCTVLKHYKSESQRCSALLEDAVRVLLCCLEMVEVDPGTTKDYFAWEVQEGIRCAYFLRRIYEEVRQQKDVLGCCCFQLLSGYIRIYSGYGPFKLGIRRDIDEALRPGIYALIDACSADDLQRMHTVFGEGPCRSTLATLQHDYKLNFQYEGKV from the exons ATGGCGGATGAGCAAAAGCAGCACAAGAAGaacaagaagagaaagaatAGAAGCTCCGGTGTCgaatttgaacaagaacaatCGAAAGCTCCTCGCTTCGACGAACAAGAAGAAGAGCTCAAATTGGAGGCTCCTTGGACTAATTTACAGCTCATTCTATCTATTGAGAACCAAAAAATCGATACTCTAAG GAAGGTTGAACTTGCATATGCTTATGTGAAGTCGAGAGTTAGTGAAGCGGAAAGTAGTGGCACTGAAGAAAGAGAGACTGTGAGAATTTCCCGGGTAGTAGTTTCTGTTAGCAATTGGATTCAGTCGTTGTTAATTTCTTCAGGGAAGAGAATTATTGCCAAACGCAAATTTGAGTCTGAGTTGTGTTTGGATTATAGATGCTGGGAAATCTTCAGGTTTTGCTTGGACGAGTCTGTAAAGCAGAAGGTTTCACTGGGACTTTCAAAGGACTTATTACAGGTTATTCAGTGCATTGCAGGGGATGTATCCTTTCGGCTCGGTGATGCATCCTTGCGTATTCAAGTCAGGGATTTGGAAAGTGGTGTATTGGAATTCTACAATACTGTACTTGGTTGCATTTCTAGTATTTTCATGTCCCATGGTGGTATttcaaatgaaaatttaaatttatgggTTTCGACAGTTGGCGTGGtgctcaatctagtcaaaacaATTCTACAGGACAAACTTGATGATTCTAAGATTGGTGTTTTTGTCTTGAACTTTTCATGTGTTGTAATCAAGCCATTTGCCAAATTTTTGAAGCTCCATCCAACCAAagataattttaaatgtttcGTAAAAGATCTTCTTGAGCCTCTGTTGTACATGCTAGATGTCTTGCATCCATTCACAAATGATCATGGATGGGAGGGTAATCTTTGGAAGTTAATTAAAGAAGTGTTGTCCCAAGGGTTGTTCCACCCAAATCACATTGATGGACTGATGAGTGTACAAAGTTTGAACAAGTATATGACGTCTTCTGATTATCAAAGCATCAAGGATTCAAAGAtgcttaacaaaaaaaataaaaagtgttCAAAGATGGTAGCTGAAAGTTATCACAGACAGTTCTTCGATAAGATGGAAGAGATGATGACCGGGACAAATGCCTTAGCAGTCGGTAATGTAGGGGAGCTTTTTTGTTCGTATGTTGACTGTataaaaaagcaaaagggattaAGTTCAGTTGGAGGGGGAGCTTCTGGGCAGTTGCCAGATGAACCTAGTGCTCAGACGGCGAAAGTGTCTTCTAGAAATGGCAACGTAGATATGGAGAACGGTCATCATGAAAGTCGTTTAGATTCAGAAACTAGAAAATTACTTTTTGATTTCTTTGTACAGTTGATGGAACCTTTTCTTGGAGAGATTCATAGTTATCTTCAAAATGAACCGGAAGTTGGGCCCATTTTGTCAACTGCTCATTGCACCattaaatcaataaataaattacttgtTAGTTTTGTGCATGAAAATGTATATGTACGCACAGAGGATACCTCTGATGGAGCTTGTCTTAATTTCCTAAAAGCGGTTTATGACATGATCAGGTCATTGTCTGCCAGAGTTCAACACATATTTCCATCAATGATTGATTCAAATGAGAGGATACATAATGAGGTCATAGTCCTAATCTTTAAAGAGCTTATTTCTACCTTAAAGTGTTTATTAGAAATTGAATACGAGGTTTTTGGAGATGACTTGGAAAGCTTGTGGCGCATGATGATCTCGCTTGGGGCCTCAGCGCTCGTGTTAACTGATAATAATCCAGAACAGTCCGTGTTAACTCTAGAGATAATTCAATTTGGAATCCAGCTTATTAGCATTTTTGGTCAACTTCGCCAG GTCAATAATGCAGTATTTACACTGTGTAAAGCAGTCAGACGGTTGTTATTATCTGTCGGAGATGGACAAGTGTGCTTTTCACATATTTGGAAACCTTCATTATATTGTGAATCATGTGTCAAATTTTTGGGGATGGTATTATGCTCACCTGACTTTAGAATTTCAATTTGTGATGCTATTATGTCTATACCGGAAGGGCAAGTGAGTGGATTTGTACAACTGTTTACAACAGATGTTTCTGAATCTCTTGTCTGGATGAAAGGTAATTGTTCAACAAATGCTAGAACTAAACATGGAGAGCTAGATCCAGATAATTGTAGTTCACCATGCTTCAAGCTAAAAGCAGAAGTCCTCGGAAGGAGTTTATCCGAATTGTATTCACTAATTCTAGATTCAGTTACTGCTACCACAGGCAATAGTACACTAGTCGGAGTTGCTGTAAAAGATCTAATTGCAAAAATCCGCCCTAATATGAGGTGCCTGGTTGAAAAGGAGTTGGACCTGGTTGATATACAGCTGGACAGTGTTTATGTCTTCTTGTCAACATTGACAGGAAGAACAATCGCTATGGGAGATGAATGCAAGCATGTTTATGTGTCAACTCACTGGGTTGTTTTGTTCTTCTTTCGTCTTTATATGTCTTCCAAAAGCCTATATCGGCAGGCAGTCAGCCTTGTGCCCCCAGATATATCAAGAAAGATGTCAAAAGGTATGGGTGACTCATTGACAGCTTATTCTGGATGCGATTTGCTGAAGAGGACTAATGGAACAGATGAAGGCTATTACTCTTGGATTGTCCAGCCTTCGGCTTCTCTTCTTTCTACAATAAATGCGGTTCTACACATTTGCATTCAAAATTCTGTTGCAGATCACTCCTCCCTGATTTACGTATTCATTAATATGACTATCCAGAGGCTTGTTGAATTGAACAGGCTGAttaaatcttttaaatatttgagaCAACGAGTTTCTGCTTTAAAGCATGAGGCAAAAGAGTTAACCAATTTTCTGATGGAATACATCCCAGTATTCGACAAAATTCTGCTTCCTATCTCCTCAGCAAATGATGTCAATGACAGTGAAATGTCTGTTCAAAGATCACTCGGTAAGGATGGATGGGATTTCAGTGTAGGGGCTGTAAATAAGAAGTCATTGCCTACCGCTACCTGGTGGATTATTTGCCAGAATATTGATGTTTGGTGTGCTTATCCTGCCAAGGAGAAGCTGAAGATGTTTCTTTCGCTCTTGATTCAAAGTTCTCTTCCTAGTTCAGAGAACAATTTTAAAGTATTTGGAAAGCACACTACTGATAAACATGGCCACATAAAGGCCATCACAGCACATCAAATTTCATCTGAACTTCTCCGAAATGCTGTTCTATATGAACAAAAG TTTGTTCGCAGGCATATGGCATCAGGATTATGCGAAATTATGGAGGAGTTGGTATCATCAATATCGATAGTGGAGCCAAATTCCTGTTCATCTAATATGTCGCACGTACTTAAAGTCAAGATTAAAGATTGCCAAAGTCTGCTGAAGTTTTTATGTTGGATACCAAAAGGATTTATAAAGTCGAAAAGTTTATCAGATTATACAAGTTGTATTATCAACCTTGAAAG GAGGCTACAGGGCAGTTTTATTGAGATTTCTAGCGCATTACAACCCTATGAATGTCACGAGCTCTTCAGATTGTTTATGTTATGTCGGAAGGCCCTTAATAAGCTTACAATGGCATCTGAGAAGAGAATGGAACCTTGTCATTTCATATCTACTCCCATTTATCATGATACTTTATTTCAAACTTCAGGGCTATCAATGTCACTATCAGCAGTGATAGGGCTTCAAGACATGTTTCCAGATTGTGTTTCCGAATCAAATAGAACGATCATTTCCTTGATGGATCACACATCTTATATGGTTTTAACATTTAGCAAAGATCAATTTATACATGCAATCAAACCTTTGATGAACTCAGTGAAGCCTTGTAAAGATATGAATAACGAGGATAGTTGCTTGGATTCTGCTTCAAATCTGGATGCATGGAAGACTATAGTCAGCTACACTGAATCTATAAAGGAGCAGGCACGTACAGCACTTATTTCTCTAAAGGAATTCCTTTCTGGTAGAGATGCAACAGGTTTTACTGCACAGGAAGTAAAACTATTCTCTCCCACCATTTCTTGCATCCAGGGAGTTTTGTGGGGTCTAGCATCTGCTTTGGATGAAATAGACGGGGAACGATGTCATCTAAAATCAAAGTTATCAAGATGGAAATGTGAACCTTTCTTCAAAATCAGGACTTGCATTGACACATTTGCAGAATTTATTAGTTCCTTTTTAAACTATATGTTTCTTGAAGATGGTAAGTTACCCCAGAGATCATTCGAAACCATTGATCTTTCCATATCAAAGGGTCATGGTGATTTTTTGTGTTTGAAGGAGCCTTCTAGTAAAGTTTGCGATGATGATGCTGACTATCATGAGAAGCAACAAATTTCCCGAAATGCAGAGGGTCATTCAGCATCTACGATAAATCAGAAGTCAAATACAAGAGCAAGAGTCCGACTAAAAAATGAAGATGTGGCCACTTTTTGGACCAAGATTGAATTATTTGAGCGACAATATCTGAAGAAATCTCTGTTATTGGGGTTTTTAAGAGGTGAAAATCTTGAAGCAGCAACTTTTCTCCGACAGTTATTTATCACTTATTCAGCAATTCTGAGGATTAATCTTCATATCAAAAACATCTTTTTCTCAGCAAGCCTGGTTCCAAGTTTGGTTAGCATTGCTGAAGTTTTGTTGCTGGAGTTTTCCAATATGGCTGAGTCACCTGAtgcattttgttttgtttggctGGATGGTATAGCCAAATTTCTGGAAGAGCTCGGAAGGCAGTTATACTCAGCTGATGCCACCTTGACCCAAAATTTGTATGTTAAGCTGATTAATATTCACCTGAGGGCAATAGGAAAATGCATTGCTTTACAAGGAAAAGGAGCCACTCTAGCATCTCATGAGACTGAGTCAAGTATCAAGACTCTGGATGATCAAACAAAATTAAGCAAGTCTGCACATGGCCAGCACTCCCTAAATGAATTGAAAGCAAGGTTGCGAATGTCATTCAGAGTTTTTGTTGAGATATCTTCAGAGTTACATTTGTCATCTGCAATTCAGGCAATTGAGAGAGCCGTAGTTGGATTAGAGGAAGGGTCCAAGTCAAATTATGAAATATGCGCTGGAAATTCAAAGGAAGGCAAAATTTCCTCAACTGTAGCAGCTGGTGTTGATTGCTTCGATTTGTTCCTGGAATATGTTAAAG GAAGCAAGCGTCTGCTCGTGGTTAAAGGACACATCCAGAACATAGTTTCTGCTCTATTCAACATAATTCTGCATCTGCACGGGCCAATATTGTTCTTTGCTAATACTAATCCTTGTAGTGCTGATGCCACTCCTGATTCAGGATCTGTAATTCTCATGATTATTGAAGTCCTGACCCGAGTTTTTGGAAAACATTCCCTGCCTCAAGTGGATGGCTGCTATGTCTCACAGTCGCTGCGCATATCTGGAggactttttcaaaatatacttGAGCTTAAAGTTTTTAAAGCTAACGCTCAGTCTAATCATCTGCTCATCCCAGCTTCTGTTGGCAGTGAGATCTCAGAAAGCATGAAAGCTTGTGCCATAGATCGACAGTTTGTGATAGAACTTTATGCTGCATGTTGCCGACTCCTTTGTACTGTGCTTAAGCATTATAAAAG TGAGAGCCAGCGTTGCAGTGCTTTGCTTGAAGATGCAGTACGTGTTCTACTTTGTTGCTTGGAGATGGTAGAGGTTGATCCAGGTACGACAAAAGACTATTTTGCATGGGAAGTGCAAGAAGGAATTAGATGCGCTTATTTCCTCAGAAGAATTTATGAAGAG GTGCGCCAACAGAAGGATGTTCTTGGCTGCtgttgttttcagcttttatCCGGTTACATAAGAATATATTCAGGATATGGTCCCTTTAAATTGGGCATTAGAAG GGATATAGACGAAGCCCTGAGACCAGGTATTTATGCTTTAATAGATGCTTGCTCTGCGGATGATCTTCAGCGCATGCATACAGTGTTCGGAG AAGGTCCCTGCAGAAGCACTCTGGCTACTCTGCAACATGATTACAAACTCAATTTCCAGTATGAAGGAAAAGTTTGA
- the LOC108220654 gene encoding probable polyol transporter 6 isoform X1 produces MEGGKESSSSSDPPKINKYACACAIVGSIISIIFGYDTGVMSGAMIFIKEDLKISDTQVEVIAGILNLCALVGSLCAGRTSDYIGRRYTIVLASMLFLVGSVLMGYGPNYAVLFTGRCVAGLGVGFALMIAPVYSTEISSPSTRGFLSSLPELCISIGILTGYVSNYFLSKLTLKVGWRVMLGIPTVPSICLAFGILAMPESPRWLVMQGRLGDSQKVMLKITNTEQEALLRIKDMKRAAGIDENCKDDIVKLPEDTNGGGKGVWKDLILRPSPPVRWMLLAALGIHFFQHATGIEAVVLYGPRIFKKAGVTSKNKLLLVTVGVGVTKTIFIFIATLLLDKFGRRKLLLTSVGGMIVAHSALGAGLTVVRQSDEKVTWALVLCIAATYMYMMFYSLGLAPITWVYSSEIFPLKLRAQGASIGVAVNRLTNAAVSMSFISIYKAITIGGTFFLFAGISVVAWLFFFFCLPETKGKSLEEMEQVFSKRSSRKSQNSSVEVQPE; encoded by the exons ATGGAAGGGGGTAAGGAGTCGAGCAGCAGCAGCGATCCTCCTAAGATCAACAAGTATGCGTGCGCTTGTGCTATTGTTGGTTCTATTATATCCATTATTTTTGGATATG ACACCGGTGTGATGAGTGGAGCCATGATATTCATTAAAGAAGACCTCAAAATCAGTGACACACAGGTGGAAGTCATAGCCGGGATTCTCAACTTATGCGCTTTGGTGGGGTCTCTCTGTGCCGGAAGAACCTCCGATTACATTGGCCGTCGTTATACAATTGTTCTGGCCTCCATGCTCTTCTTGGTTGGTTCGGTTCTGATGGGCTATGGTCCTAATTACGCAGTCTTGTTCACCGGAAGGTGTGTCGCGGGCCTTGGTGTAGGCTTCGCGCTCATGATTGCTCCCGTGTATTCGACGGAGATTTCGTCTCCGTCGACGAGAGGCTTCCTCAGCTCTCTACCTGAGCTCTGCATCAGTATCGGCATTTTGACAGGATATGTTTCTAACTATTTTCTGTCGAAATTGACGCTCAAAGTTGGTTGGAGAGTGATGCTTGGGATTCCAACAGTACCTTCTATTTGTTTAGCCTTCGGCATTCTTGCAATGCCCGAGTCCCCGAGATGGCTCGTAATGCAAGGCCGTCTCGGGGATTCACAGAAAGTCATGTTGAAAATAACTAATACGGAGCAAGAAGCCTTGCTCCgtataaaagacatgaaaagAGCGGCCGGGATTGATGAGAATTGCAAAGATGACATTGTCAAGTTACCCGAAGACACGAATGGGGGTGGAAAAGGGGTGTGGAAAGACCTCATTTTAAGGCCATCCCCGCCTGTTCGGTGGATGTTATTAGCTGCGCTTGGCATCCATTTCTTTCAGCACGCAACAGGAATAGAAGCGGTGGTTCTATACGGTCCACGAATATTCAAGAAAGCCGGCGTGACGAGCAAGAACAAGCTCTTGCTCGTCACTGTCGGAGTGGGAGTCACCAAGACAATTTTCATATTCATAGCGACTCTCTTACTCGACAAATTCGGGAGGAGGAAGCTTTTGTTAACGAGCGTGGGGGGTATGATTGTGGCACATTCAGCATTAGGCGCAGGCCTAACCGTGGTGAGACAATCCGACGAGAAAGTGACCTGGGCCTTGGTATTGTGCATTGCGGCTACATACATGTACATGATGTTTTACTCCCTCGGCCTTGCGCCTATAACTTGGGTTTACAGCTCGGAGATATTCCCCCTGAAATTGAGGGCTCAGGGGGCGAGCATTGGAGTCGCGGTGAATAGGCTAACCAATGCAGCGGTTTCCATGAGCTTTATATCCATCTATAAGGCCATCACTATAGGAGGAACTTTCTTTTTGTTTGCTGGTATCTCTGTAGTGGCTtggcttttcttcttcttctgtttgCCCGAGACGAAAGGGAAATCTCTCGAAGAAATGGAGCAGGTTTTTAGCAAGCGCAGCAGCAGGAAATCTCAGAATTCAAGCGTCGAAGTGCAACCAGAGTAG
- the LOC108220654 gene encoding probable polyol transporter 6 isoform X2 gives MSGAMIFIKEDLKISDTQVEVIAGILNLCALVGSLCAGRTSDYIGRRYTIVLASMLFLVGSVLMGYGPNYAVLFTGRCVAGLGVGFALMIAPVYSTEISSPSTRGFLSSLPELCISIGILTGYVSNYFLSKLTLKVGWRVMLGIPTVPSICLAFGILAMPESPRWLVMQGRLGDSQKVMLKITNTEQEALLRIKDMKRAAGIDENCKDDIVKLPEDTNGGGKGVWKDLILRPSPPVRWMLLAALGIHFFQHATGIEAVVLYGPRIFKKAGVTSKNKLLLVTVGVGVTKTIFIFIATLLLDKFGRRKLLLTSVGGMIVAHSALGAGLTVVRQSDEKVTWALVLCIAATYMYMMFYSLGLAPITWVYSSEIFPLKLRAQGASIGVAVNRLTNAAVSMSFISIYKAITIGGTFFLFAGISVVAWLFFFFCLPETKGKSLEEMEQVFSKRSSRKSQNSSVEVQPE, from the coding sequence ATGAGTGGAGCCATGATATTCATTAAAGAAGACCTCAAAATCAGTGACACACAGGTGGAAGTCATAGCCGGGATTCTCAACTTATGCGCTTTGGTGGGGTCTCTCTGTGCCGGAAGAACCTCCGATTACATTGGCCGTCGTTATACAATTGTTCTGGCCTCCATGCTCTTCTTGGTTGGTTCGGTTCTGATGGGCTATGGTCCTAATTACGCAGTCTTGTTCACCGGAAGGTGTGTCGCGGGCCTTGGTGTAGGCTTCGCGCTCATGATTGCTCCCGTGTATTCGACGGAGATTTCGTCTCCGTCGACGAGAGGCTTCCTCAGCTCTCTACCTGAGCTCTGCATCAGTATCGGCATTTTGACAGGATATGTTTCTAACTATTTTCTGTCGAAATTGACGCTCAAAGTTGGTTGGAGAGTGATGCTTGGGATTCCAACAGTACCTTCTATTTGTTTAGCCTTCGGCATTCTTGCAATGCCCGAGTCCCCGAGATGGCTCGTAATGCAAGGCCGTCTCGGGGATTCACAGAAAGTCATGTTGAAAATAACTAATACGGAGCAAGAAGCCTTGCTCCgtataaaagacatgaaaagAGCGGCCGGGATTGATGAGAATTGCAAAGATGACATTGTCAAGTTACCCGAAGACACGAATGGGGGTGGAAAAGGGGTGTGGAAAGACCTCATTTTAAGGCCATCCCCGCCTGTTCGGTGGATGTTATTAGCTGCGCTTGGCATCCATTTCTTTCAGCACGCAACAGGAATAGAAGCGGTGGTTCTATACGGTCCACGAATATTCAAGAAAGCCGGCGTGACGAGCAAGAACAAGCTCTTGCTCGTCACTGTCGGAGTGGGAGTCACCAAGACAATTTTCATATTCATAGCGACTCTCTTACTCGACAAATTCGGGAGGAGGAAGCTTTTGTTAACGAGCGTGGGGGGTATGATTGTGGCACATTCAGCATTAGGCGCAGGCCTAACCGTGGTGAGACAATCCGACGAGAAAGTGACCTGGGCCTTGGTATTGTGCATTGCGGCTACATACATGTACATGATGTTTTACTCCCTCGGCCTTGCGCCTATAACTTGGGTTTACAGCTCGGAGATATTCCCCCTGAAATTGAGGGCTCAGGGGGCGAGCATTGGAGTCGCGGTGAATAGGCTAACCAATGCAGCGGTTTCCATGAGCTTTATATCCATCTATAAGGCCATCACTATAGGAGGAACTTTCTTTTTGTTTGCTGGTATCTCTGTAGTGGCTtggcttttcttcttcttctgtttgCCCGAGACGAAAGGGAAATCTCTCGAAGAAATGGAGCAGGTTTTTAGCAAGCGCAGCAGCAGGAAATCTCAGAATTCAAGCGTCGAAGTGCAACCAGAGTAG
- the LOC108220655 gene encoding uncharacterized protein LOC108220655: MKDDDVLPVSTPTAHMSLTPATSSSSKKYGNLINSGLFGRGRYKFWALAAILLLAFWSMLTGTVTLRLSTDKLNRFIDDIATPVHDDLDVLEMEEREKVVKHMWDVYTNSRRIRIPRFWQEAFEAAYEELTSDIAEVREAAISEIANMSMNFVNLETPPSSVKRPDLKQSERDKAENPSRRKL; the protein is encoded by the exons ATGAAGGATGATGACGTCCTCCCGGTATCAACTCCGACGGCGCACATGTCATTAACTCCGGCGACATCGTCATCTTCGAAAAAGTAtggtaatttaattaattccgGCCTGTTTGGACGTGGTCGTTATAAATTTTGGGCATTGGCGGCTATTTTGCTTCTAGCTTTTTGGTCTATGCTCACCGGAACCGTCACTCTCCGGCTATCCACCGATAAGCTCAATCGATTCATCGACGACATTGCCACTCCTGTCCACGACGATCTCGACGTCCTC GAAATGGAGGAGAGGGAGAAAGTGGTGAAGCATATGTGGGATGTGTATACGAATAGTCGGCGGATCAGAATACCTAGGTTTTGGCAAGAGGCTTTCGAAGCTGCTTACGAGGAGTTAACTAGCGATATTGCTGAAGTTAGAGAAGCTGCCATCTCCGAGATTGCTAATATGTCTATGAACTTTGTTAATCTCGAAACTCCGCCCTCG AGTGTAAAACGACCAGATTTGAAGCAATCAGAAAGGGATAAAGCTGAAAATCCTTCACGCAGGAAGCTATGA